The nucleotide window CGGCGTGACGACGACGATCTCCGCCCGCCATCAGGCCGGCGCGGCGGACGGCGACCGCCTCTTCGGAAACGTCTCGACCGGCCCGCGGATCGCCGCGGTCGGCGTCGCGATGGCCTGTATGATCGTCGGCGCGCGCCCCTACAGCGTCGAGCCCGAGCGCCACCGCCACGACCTCCGTGAGGAGCCGCTCACCGAGGGCGTCGAGCGTACCGTCGACCTGCCCATCTACCCGATGGACGCGCCCACGACCGACCAGGTCGCGGTGCTCGGTCGGCTCCACGACCGCGCCGAGGGGAACCTGACCACGGACAAGTGGAACCTGATCGAGTGGGCGCGCGAGCGCGGGCTGTCGTTCCTCCGCGAGGCGGGCGAGAGCCGGACGGCGAAGTACCGCGCGCTGGAGACCCACGTGCTCTCGCCGCTGCGCGAGCGCGGCTACGTCGAATTAGAGGACGTCGGCCGCTCCGACACCGTCCGGCTCACCGAGACCGGCCGCCGCGTCTTCTTCGCGTTCAAGCACAAGCTCGACGAGCGATAGCGCGGCCGACGAACGGGATCGAGGTCGACGAACGAACCAGAGCCGTCGAACCGTGCCCGGTCGACACGCACGACGCGACTCGTCCGACCTGATTCGATTGTTCGGTCTATCCGTACTATCGATAGCTAACGTAGAATTATCCCCCGCACGTGGATTTAGATGCGTGACGCCCGCCGGGCGGGCGGGGCATTCCCTCCGCTCCCTCCCCACCTGCTCGCTACGCGGTCCCGCTGACGCCGCCGCGCCCGCCCGCCGGTCCGTCACGAACCGACGGCTCTCCTGCCGTCTTTCACGCTTCTCCGAGCGATCCACACGCTTAGCATCCCGCGTCCGAACCCACGGGACGATGGACACCGTCGAGAAGTACCAGTCGGCGCTCGTCTTCGCCGCCATCGCCGCGGGGCTCGCCCTCGGGCAGGTCGACGGCGTCGCGCCCGTCGCGGACCGCCTCATCGTCCCGTTCCTGATGGGGATGCTGTTTGCCGCGTTCGTCGGCATTCCGCTGTCCCGGCTGCGGGAGGCGTTCGGGAACCGCCGAGTCGTCGGGTCGAGCCTGCTAGTCAACTTCGTCTGGAGTCCGCTCCTCGCGGTCGGACTGGGCGCTGTCTTCCTCCGCGACCAGCCCGCGCTCTGGATCGGGCTGATAATGCTCCTCGTGACGCCGTGTACGGACTGGTACCTCGTGTTCACGGACGTCGCCGACGGCGACGTGCCGCTCGCGACCTCCGTACTGCCGTACAACCTCGTCCTCCAGCTCGTGCTGTTGCCGGTGTACCTCTACGCGTTCGCGGGGACGCTGGTGGACCTGCCGCTCGCGCTGCTGGCCGAGAGCGTCCTCCTCGTGTTGGTCGTCCCGCTCCTCTTCGGGGCCGTCGCCCGCCGGTGGATCACCCGGAGAAAGGGGGCGACGTGGCTCAGGGAGCGGTTCCTGCCGCGGATGAGTCCGATCCAGGTCGTCTTCCTCGCGCTCGCCATCGGGGCGATGTTCGCGTCGCAGGGGGACGTGATCGTTGAGAACCCGCGCCTGCTGGCGCTGATGGCGGTTCCGGTCGTGCTCTTTTACGCGATCAACCTCGCGGTCGGGTTCCTCGCCGGCCGCCTGCTCTCCTTCTCGTACGGCGAGTTGGTCTGTTTCAACAACACTATCCTCTCGCGGAACTCCCCCACCGCGCTCGCCATCGCGGTCGTCGCCTTTCCGAACGAGCCGCTGATCCCGCTGGCGCTCGTGATCGGCCCGCTGCTCGAACTCCCGCTCTTGGGCGTCGTCTCGCAGGTACACCTCGCGGTCAGGGAGCGGTGGTCGGTCGAAGGGTCGTGAT belongs to Halorubrum sp. DM2 and includes:
- a CDS encoding bile acid:sodium symporter, whose translation is MDTVEKYQSALVFAAIAAGLALGQVDGVAPVADRLIVPFLMGMLFAAFVGIPLSRLREAFGNRRVVGSSLLVNFVWSPLLAVGLGAVFLRDQPALWIGLIMLLVTPCTDWYLVFTDVADGDVPLATSVLPYNLVLQLVLLPVYLYAFAGTLVDLPLALLAESVLLVLVVPLLFGAVARRWITRRKGATWLRERFLPRMSPIQVVFLALAIGAMFASQGDVIVENPRLLALMAVPVVLFYAINLAVGFLAGRLLSFSYGELVCFNNTILSRNSPTALAIAVVAFPNEPLIPLALVIGPLLELPLLGVVSQVHLAVRERWSVEGS
- a CDS encoding DUF6293 family protein, with the protein product MDTSVPSVAERRVHVVPLGYERDRIVEPLRRHGADVAYLLVDAPDRDGERGDVDFAAATASDPADTRIEPDELTDYQRDAWTAVAEFAEVRPVPVALADVYDVLGVTTTISARHQAGAADGDRLFGNVSTGPRIAAVGVAMACMIVGARPYSVEPERHRHDLREEPLTEGVERTVDLPIYPMDAPTTDQVAVLGRLHDRAEGNLTTDKWNLIEWARERGLSFLREAGESRTAKYRALETHVLSPLRERGYVELEDVGRSDTVRLTETGRRVFFAFKHKLDER